A window of Chitinophagales bacterium contains these coding sequences:
- a CDS encoding ATP/GTP-binding protein, giving the protein MIGSLLLILGFSFTIQAQHSLTKKWESEARFKVPESVFFDKTKQVLYVSNIDGTDPWAKDGAGSLGMMGLDGRIIAAEWIGGLNAPKGMAMFEGMLYVADLDQIVIVDPSIGIEVSRITIGSAMGLNDISIDEQGVVYVTDSKGGKLYRVKNGAPSVLLDGLKGPNGVLCHKGQVYLLNDGGLYKVEGDEAKLIADGLEGFTDGIEPVKEGGFIVSCWAGVIYFVDLTGKKELLIDGRQGKINSADIGYDPEKRIVYVPTFWKNSVVAYELK; this is encoded by the coding sequence ATGATTGGATCCCTTCTTCTGATATTGGGATTTTCCTTTACTATCCAGGCACAGCACAGCCTTACCAAAAAATGGGAATCTGAAGCCCGTTTTAAAGTTCCTGAGTCTGTATTTTTTGATAAAACAAAACAGGTGCTGTATGTAAGCAATATTGATGGCACTGACCCCTGGGCTAAAGATGGAGCAGGATCTTTGGGAATGATGGGGCTCGATGGCCGTATCATTGCCGCAGAATGGATCGGTGGGTTGAATGCTCCCAAAGGCATGGCTATGTTCGAAGGCATGCTTTATGTAGCTGATCTTGATCAAATCGTCATTGTGGATCCTTCCATTGGAATTGAAGTTTCACGTATTACAATTGGCTCCGCCATGGGATTGAATGATATCAGTATTGATGAGCAGGGTGTGGTGTATGTGACGGATTCAAAAGGAGGAAAACTATACCGTGTTAAAAACGGAGCCCCTTCTGTTTTGCTCGATGGCCTTAAAGGTCCCAATGGGGTTTTGTGCCACAAGGGACAGGTTTACCTGTTGAATGATGGCGGACTTTATAAGGTGGAAGGCGATGAAGCCAAACTCATTGCTGATGGCCTGGAAGGATTTACAGATGGTATAGAACCCGTCAAAGAAGGTGGGTTCATCGTTTCCTGTTGGGCAGGCGTGATCTACTTTGTAGACCTGACCGGGAAAAAAGAGCTGTTAATAGATGGACGTCAGGGAAAGATCAACTCTGCTGATATCGGGTATGATCCCGAAAAAAGGATCGTTTATGTGCCAACTTTTTGGAAAAATTCTGTGGTGGCTTACGAACTAAAGTAA